A single genomic interval of Prochlorococcus marinus XMU1406 harbors:
- a CDS encoding Gfo/Idh/MocA family protein produces the protein MQPTSSPVKVGVIGIGNMGWHHARVLSLLKDANLIGVADPNEERGKLAIEQFQCEWFKNYKDLIPKVDAICIAVPTLLHHEVGLDCLNGGTNVLIEKPIAANELEAKSLIEAANASKCLLQVGHIERFNPAFRELNKIVNNEEIVVLEARRHSPHADRANDVSVVMDLMIHDIDLILELVNSKIQKLAAVGGRNSEGLIDYVNATLVFKNNVIAILTASKMSHKKIRNLSAHCQNSLVETDFLNHSLQIHRKSHESYTAEHGELVYRNDGYVEEVSTTSIEPLYAELEHFLKCVQGKETPEVDGEQASRALKIADFIESAVDNSGDAILLENPV, from the coding sequence ATGCAACCAACCTCATCACCCGTAAAGGTTGGAGTCATAGGTATAGGGAATATGGGCTGGCATCATGCTCGAGTACTAAGTTTACTCAAAGATGCAAATCTCATTGGAGTAGCAGATCCAAATGAAGAGAGAGGTAAATTAGCTATTGAACAATTTCAATGTGAATGGTTCAAAAATTATAAGGACTTAATTCCAAAAGTTGATGCTATTTGTATCGCTGTCCCGACACTACTACATCATGAGGTAGGACTAGATTGTCTAAATGGAGGTACTAACGTTCTCATTGAAAAACCAATTGCAGCTAATGAGCTGGAGGCAAAATCTTTAATAGAGGCGGCTAATGCAAGTAAATGTCTATTACAGGTTGGTCATATTGAAAGATTTAATCCTGCTTTTAGAGAATTAAATAAAATAGTAAATAATGAAGAAATTGTTGTTCTAGAAGCAAGGAGGCACAGTCCACATGCAGACAGAGCAAATGATGTATCTGTAGTAATGGATTTAATGATTCATGATATTGATCTTATTTTAGAGCTTGTAAACTCAAAAATACAAAAATTAGCAGCTGTTGGAGGAAGAAATAGCGAAGGGTTAATAGATTATGTTAATGCTACTTTAGTTTTTAAAAATAATGTTATTGCAATCTTAACTGCCAGCAAAATGAGTCATAAAAAAATTAGAAATTTAAGTGCTCACTGCCAAAATAGTTTAGTAGAAACTGATTTCTTAAATCACTCTTTACAAATCCATCGAAAGTCTCATGAATCGTATACAGCGGAGCATGGAGAATTAGTTTATAGAAATGATGGATATGTCGAAGAAGTGAGCACAACCTCCATTGAACCTCTTTATGCAGAACTAGAGCATTTTCTTAAATGCGTTCAGGGCAAAGAAACGCCTGAGGTAGATGGTGAGCAAGCCTCAAGAGCATTAAAAATTGCTGATTTTATAGAGAGTGCTGTAGATAATTCTGGAGATGCGATTTTACTTGAAAATCCCGTCTAA
- a CDS encoding sensor histidine kinase — protein sequence MNLSKKFEELIIKQLESFGCSMGVTNLVMYLASAKQGTKASFEMIGQWPQIDRLLTSIEDDPSLKVSSPNRRWYPLQENDILLGVLRVETDLKGGNWPVTLDSRLKALSISLAKCVSIELERQNKNEEINYLKNQVNVIIHQLRNPLAAIRTYAKLLIKRLGSDDDSIEIVERMIIEQKQINKYMDSFAQLNSPIQLPLEIGEERLLLPPNLDNKKVITVQSLLRPILERGKANADLENRDWTEPSLWPDWTISPLKAKYAVIAEIVANLLENAFKYAQKDAEIGLAITSNGLCIFDDGKKITKNEKEKIFEKGFRGSAAKKKDGTGVGLFLARKLAKQIGGDLRLLENKSIDNTENLKNLKKKNIFYVELPIKELHA from the coding sequence ATGAATCTTTCAAAAAAATTTGAAGAATTAATTATAAAACAGCTAGAGAGTTTTGGTTGCTCAATGGGCGTGACTAATTTAGTTATGTATCTTGCTTCAGCTAAGCAAGGAACTAAAGCATCTTTTGAAATGATTGGTCAATGGCCACAAATTGATAGGCTACTTACATCAATAGAAGATGATCCTTCACTAAAAGTTTCATCGCCTAATAGAAGATGGTACCCTCTTCAAGAAAACGATATTCTACTTGGTGTCCTTAGGGTAGAAACTGATTTGAAAGGGGGGAATTGGCCAGTAACTCTTGATTCTAGATTAAAAGCGCTTTCAATATCTTTAGCTAAATGTGTCTCTATCGAACTAGAACGTCAAAATAAAAATGAAGAAATCAATTATTTAAAAAATCAGGTCAATGTCATAATCCATCAATTAAGAAATCCATTAGCTGCTATTAGGACATATGCAAAATTACTAATAAAAAGACTTGGTTCAGATGATGATTCTATTGAAATAGTCGAACGCATGATAATAGAGCAAAAACAAATTAATAAATATATGGATTCTTTTGCGCAATTAAATTCACCTATTCAACTGCCTCTAGAAATTGGAGAGGAAAGATTATTATTACCACCAAATTTAGATAATAAAAAGGTAATAACTGTTCAGAGTTTATTGAGGCCAATTTTAGAAAGGGGTAAAGCTAATGCGGACTTAGAGAATAGAGATTGGACTGAACCTTCTCTTTGGCCAGATTGGACCATATCGCCATTAAAGGCAAAATATGCTGTAATTGCTGAAATTGTGGCCAATTTATTAGAAAATGCGTTTAAGTATGCCCAAAAAGATGCTGAAATTGGACTCGCAATTACAAGTAACGGACTTTGTATATTTGATGATGGTAAAAAAATAACCAAAAATGAAAAAGAGAAAATTTTTGAAAAAGGTTTTAGAGGATCTGCCGCTAAGAAGAAGGACGGCACTGGTGTGGGACTTTTTTTGGCCAGGAAATTAGCAAAACAAATTGGAGGAGATTTGAGATTGCTGGAAAATAAATCGATTGACAATACTGAGAACTTAAAAAATCTTAAGAAGAAAAATATTTTCTATGTAGAACTACCTATAAAAGAATTGCATGCATAA
- a CDS encoding adenosylcobinamide-GDP ribazoletransferase gives MAGSWIFYTTFPKIPLINPEFKNIAQFAPPLGFFIGTIQSYIFLFLRTNSWSIYASTLICLASGYLITGGLHIDGLMDTFDGIFAGKKKRLKAMKDSKVGSFGVQALVFITLIQIACILKIQGLIIFVLPICLFWGRFSNLFFIEKFKYKSYKKKSISHKKFWNGFKKESLISIIFLLIFIAYQLVSITSQAILIKFLILILIGIFLSYSIPSIIGNKIGGFNGDACGASVVVVETAMLFMHAILL, from the coding sequence TTGGCAGGATCTTGGATTTTCTATACGACATTTCCAAAGATACCTTTAATTAATCCCGAATTTAAAAATATTGCACAATTCGCGCCGCCTTTAGGATTTTTTATTGGAACAATACAGAGTTATATTTTTCTTTTTTTAAGAACAAACTCTTGGTCAATTTATGCATCTACATTAATTTGTTTGGCTTCAGGATATTTAATTACTGGTGGTCTACACATTGATGGTTTAATGGATACTTTCGATGGTATTTTTGCGGGTAAAAAGAAACGTTTAAAAGCCATGAAAGATAGTAAAGTTGGTTCCTTTGGCGTTCAAGCTTTAGTTTTTATAACTTTAATTCAAATTGCTTGCATACTAAAAATACAAGGGCTAATAATTTTTGTTTTACCTATATGCTTATTTTGGGGGAGATTTTCAAATTTATTTTTTATAGAAAAGTTTAAATATAAGAGTTATAAGAAAAAATCTATTAGTCACAAAAAATTTTGGAATGGATTTAAAAAAGAATCTTTGATCTCAATTATTTTTCTTTTAATTTTCATTGCATACCAATTAGTTTCAATTACATCCCAAGCAATATTAATTAAATTTTTAATTCTTATTTTGATTGGTATTTTTCTAAGCTATTCTATTCCAAGCATAATTGGTAATAAAATTGGAGGCTTTAATGGAGATGCATGCGGTGCAAGTGTTGTAGTAGTTGAAACTGCAATGTTGTTTATGCATGCAATTCTTTTATAG
- a CDS encoding photosystem II reaction center protein K, with the protein MLILFNTFAELPEAYKAFAPTVDVLPLIPLFFFLLVFVWQAAVGFK; encoded by the coding sequence GTGCTCATTCTATTTAATACATTCGCTGAATTGCCCGAGGCTTACAAGGCCTTTGCTCCAACTGTTGATGTTCTTCCACTTATTCCTTTATTTTTCTTTTTATTGGTATTTGTTTGGCAAGCTGCAGTTGGATTTAAATAA
- a CDS encoding DUF3155 domain-containing protein — protein MSKKRKRISRRRLAGQRVMAHVPIYHIETGKHKPVTAARRFIAENSLSAPSVFNVRRNEHTTDRFFWGEKGLFSAQYAEENHFLFPSLKVVVEGIGEEKIFEGLELTADDWEEIEEYEYAFV, from the coding sequence ATGTCAAAAAAAAGAAAAAGAATCAGCAGAAGAAGATTGGCTGGCCAAAGAGTAATGGCACATGTACCTATTTATCATATCGAAACTGGCAAACATAAACCAGTTACAGCAGCAAGAAGATTCATAGCTGAAAATAGTCTCTCTGCGCCTTCAGTTTTCAATGTCAGAAGAAATGAGCATACCACCGATAGGTTTTTTTGGGGTGAAAAAGGGTTATTTAGCGCCCAATATGCTGAAGAAAATCATTTTCTATTTCCATCATTAAAAGTTGTTGTTGAAGGAATTGGTGAAGAAAAAATATTTGAAGGTCTTGAACTTACTGCAGATGATTGGGAAGAGATTGAAGAATACGAATACGCTTTTGTTTAA
- a CDS encoding hemolysin family protein yields MKITLLLFLLFFPAFFAASELSFLLIRPSKVLRLIEEKKKGAFSILKIQKRFRSSLIASQFGVTISLIAIGWLSNNLANDYWKSNILLNRFYDLLLFLFVVLVVTLVSGLIPKALVINNPESAALRLTTIFDAVRKAMNPIVKTIEFFASACLGLFNLNNKWDSLNSGLSAGELETLIETDNVTGLKPDEKNILEGVFALKDTQVKEVMIPRAEMVTLPKNITFSELMKQVDKTRHARFFVIGESLDDVLGVLDLRYLAKPISTGEMEANTLLEPYLLPVTKIIETCSLAEIFPIVRDYNPFLLVVDEHGGTEGLITAADLNGEIVGEEMLNNRIYSDMRMLDNFSKKWSIAGKSEIIDINKKLGCSIPEGTDYHTLAGFLLEKFQMVPKIGDVLDFNNIKFEVISMSGPKIDRVKIILPKS; encoded by the coding sequence ATGAAAATAACTCTACTTTTATTTCTTTTATTTTTCCCAGCTTTTTTTGCAGCGAGTGAACTCTCTTTTTTATTAATAAGGCCAAGTAAAGTTTTAAGGTTAATAGAAGAAAAAAAGAAAGGAGCATTTTCAATTTTAAAAATTCAAAAACGCTTTAGATCTTCATTAATTGCCTCTCAATTTGGAGTAACAATTTCATTAATTGCAATTGGATGGCTAAGCAATAACCTGGCTAATGATTATTGGAAAAGCAATATTTTGTTAAATAGATTTTATGATCTTCTATTGTTTTTATTTGTTGTTTTAGTTGTAACTCTCGTTTCTGGACTAATTCCTAAAGCACTAGTAATTAATAATCCAGAATCTGCTGCATTAAGGCTTACAACAATATTCGATGCCGTTAGAAAAGCTATGAATCCTATAGTGAAAACAATAGAATTCTTTGCTAGTGCCTGTTTAGGCTTGTTCAATTTAAATAACAAATGGGATTCTTTAAACTCGGGTTTATCCGCAGGAGAATTAGAAACTCTTATAGAAACAGATAATGTAACAGGATTAAAACCAGATGAGAAAAATATTCTTGAAGGAGTTTTTGCTTTAAAAGATACTCAAGTTAAAGAAGTAATGATTCCAAGAGCTGAAATGGTAACTTTGCCAAAAAATATAACCTTTTCAGAACTGATGAAACAAGTTGATAAAACTCGCCATGCTCGCTTCTTTGTGATTGGTGAGTCTTTAGATGATGTATTAGGTGTATTAGATTTGCGTTATCTAGCTAAGCCAATTTCAACAGGTGAAATGGAAGCCAATACATTATTAGAGCCGTACCTTTTACCAGTAACAAAAATTATAGAAACATGTTCATTAGCAGAGATATTTCCAATAGTAAGAGACTACAATCCTTTCTTACTAGTAGTTGATGAACACGGTGGAACAGAGGGGCTCATAACTGCAGCTGATCTAAATGGCGAAATAGTGGGAGAGGAAATGCTCAACAATAGAATTTATTCAGACATGAGAATGTTAGATAATTTCTCTAAAAAATGGTCAATAGCTGGAAAATCAGAAATTATTGATATCAATAAGAAGTTAGGATGTTCCATTCCAGAAGGCACAGATTATCATACTCTTGCTGGATTTCTGCTAGAAAAATTTCAAATGGTTCCAAAAATTGGGGACGTTTTAGATTTTAATAACATTAAATTTGAAGTTATTTCGATGTCAGGCCCAAAAATTGATCGTGTTAAAATAATTCTTCCCAAAAGCTAA
- the tgt gene encoding tRNA guanosine(34) transglycosylase Tgt — MFEFEITSNCSNTGARTGIFHTPNGQVNTPKFMPVGTLATVKGISSKQLASTGAEMILSNTFHLHLQPGEKLVKESGGIHKFMNWPKPILTDSGGYQVFSLAKLNNISDKGVEFKNPRDGSHVFLSPEKVIQIQMDLGSDVAMAFDHCPPHTANENDIEDSLQRTHSWLQKCVETHQKSNQALFGIVQGGKYPRLREYSAKYTSSFDLPGIAVGGVSVGEAVEEIHSVINYVPKFLPINKPRYLMGIGSLREISLAVANGFDIFDCVLPTRLGRHGTAFFNDERLNLRNARFKNDFSPIDKTCKCETCKSYSRAYLHHLIRNDEILGLTLISLHNIAHLIRFTNAISTAIRDNCFTNDFAPWKTSSIAHHTW, encoded by the coding sequence GTGTTTGAATTTGAAATTACATCGAATTGCAGTAATACAGGCGCAAGAACTGGTATTTTTCATACCCCAAATGGTCAGGTAAACACACCAAAATTTATGCCTGTAGGGACTTTGGCTACTGTTAAAGGAATATCATCTAAGCAGTTAGCCTCCACAGGGGCAGAAATGATTCTCTCAAACACCTTTCATCTTCATTTACAACCTGGAGAAAAACTAGTTAAAGAATCTGGCGGAATACATAAGTTCATGAATTGGCCTAAGCCTATTCTTACTGATTCAGGAGGATATCAAGTTTTTAGTTTGGCCAAATTAAATAATATTTCTGATAAAGGTGTGGAATTTAAAAATCCAAGAGATGGTAGTCATGTATTTTTATCACCTGAAAAAGTAATACAGATTCAAATGGATCTTGGATCGGATGTTGCGATGGCTTTTGATCATTGTCCTCCTCATACAGCTAACGAAAATGATATTGAGGACTCTTTACAAAGAACTCATTCATGGTTACAAAAATGTGTTGAGACTCATCAGAAATCCAATCAAGCATTATTCGGCATAGTTCAAGGTGGGAAGTATCCGAGATTGAGAGAATATAGCGCAAAATATACCAGTTCTTTTGATTTGCCTGGAATAGCAGTGGGAGGTGTAAGTGTTGGCGAGGCAGTCGAAGAAATACATAGTGTAATTAATTACGTCCCGAAATTCTTACCAATAAATAAACCAAGATATTTAATGGGAATTGGCTCTTTAAGAGAAATTTCTTTAGCTGTTGCTAATGGATTCGATATATTTGACTGTGTTTTGCCTACAAGACTAGGAAGACATGGGACTGCATTTTTTAATGATGAAAGATTGAATTTGCGAAATGCTCGATTTAAAAATGACTTTTCTCCGATTGACAAAACTTGTAAATGCGAGACCTGTAAATCCTACTCTCGAGCATATTTGCATCATTTAATTAGAAATGACGAAATATTAGGCCTAACCCTCATAAGTTTGCATAATATTGCTCACTTAATAAGATTTACCAATGCAATTTCTACTGCAATTAGAGATAATTGTTTTACAAATGATTTCGCTCCTTGGAAAACATCCTCTATTGCTCATCATACGTGGTAA